From Bombyx mori chromosome 18, ASM3026992v2:
AATGCACAAAATATTCTAGGAATTAAATACATacttacaataaatatatcattttattaattaatttaattacagtaTTGTGTATAACAAGTGGCGATAAAATTATCCATTAAAAAAAGGATTCCAATTCATAAAAACATAATATCTAGTCGATTTTCACAAgtcgtaaaaaattaaaactacttttacgattcaatctcacatttattattgtcattaaattagTTCCGACTTCGTGATTACTTGGCAGTTTTCGTAACTGTCTTCCGTGACCACCTTAAAGTAGTTTTAGAAACGTAAATATCTCTCGACTATCGGTGGAAACTCACGAAGTTAGGACCTAACTcgacaataatatattattgtagtATCTTCATTTACCTACTACTTACGTAATTTAAGCGGGTGACGCTATCTTCAATTGCCTGCCCTTATCTTCAATTTGAAACTCAAAATCGACTCAATCGATTTTGAGTTCCAAAACGGATTAAGGTATCACTAGTTACTAGTTACTTCTTGTCGAAATATTGTGTGAAGAAGTAAATTATTTTGCTATCTGAGATGTTTTGCATTAactaaattagaattaaacaGAATGGAATTGAGTGAAAGAGCCACTTTCTAGCAGGTAAGTCTTTTCTAAGCAATCACATAAACTAGAATAAATCAGCTAATAGCGTAATGAAGTTCACCAAACGCTTGACCAGCTAAAGCGACTTGGCACTTTGCATTCTCGTTACCCTTATGGTGAGTTATAGTGAGGTCGGAAGGATAATTTTCACCATCCCACCAAGACGCGAGTTGTGCGACGGTAGTCTTATTAATAAtaggtatatatgtacatacatatttccaATATACAAACCCTTTCCAATATACTGAAAATTCTACTGAATTACGAGATAATACGAGATTGTATCCAAACAGGAAGAGACTGGATGACCACTGCTAAAGATCAGGAAAAATGGAATTCTTTGGAGGAGGATTTTACCCTGAGTGGGTCCACATTAGAAGGAGATTAAATTACATGATTAGTAGATTTATTATAGTTACtcagtaatataattattaaatacttaattaataTAGCTCCATCTAATTATTATGGAATCAAATAAAGCTactttattacatatatattcaAAAAACACTAAAAACCAAGTTAGCCGTGAGCAAGTTAGAGTGGAGTATTAAAAAATTGCTCCGAAATAATTTCTTgttaaacagaataaatattttatcagatacaaataaacaaacttaaTTTTGGAATAAAACCAAAAAGTAACAATATCAGATTCATCAGCTTTAGCAGATAAATCACGGAGCCCTTGTTCATTAACTATGTATTTATCTATAACCGACTTCAATAAAGACATTATCCTAAAAATTTAATGGGTgttatattttacatttcaagtccataacaaagaaaaaacatttaaaaataacggATGTGTCGGATGTAACGGATGTCTAAAATTACTTcaccatatttattattaaaaagtataatatatGAACGACTTCACCGTTTTCAGTTTACGTTTCCTGATATCCGTTGAAATATGTGACACATGGTGCGCATAAGTACACCTTTGACCGGGGGCCTACTGCGGTGATATTCAAATTCTATTCGCATTttgatctgtgtgcttagtgcgagttttctaacgttctcgatagcgtaaaagttagctcatatttgtatggaacgtgatcgtttgcctacgtttgccgttaggggcactgttccaactgcatacagaattgggttaacttttacgctatcgaaaacgttaaaaactcgcactaagcacactgaagtgaAGAACGGCTTAGTCGTAAATAGCCTTTACCCAGTAGCTTCACTCtataaacttttgtttttttattgcccttgtaggcagacgagattacggcccacctgatggtgagtggttaccgtcgcccatggacttcagcaatgccaggggcagagccaagccgctgcctaccgcttaatactctccacgagcctcttttaaagaaggacatgtcatagcgctcaggaaacaccgtggaggggagctcattccatagccggatggtacgtggtaaaaaagacctctggataCACACTGttgatgaccgcagtggctccaggtagtatggatgaactctactccggtggcgggcggtgcgatggtaaaaacgagatgccggtatcatctcgaacaattcctcagagcactccccatgaaacatacggtacaaattaCAATCAAACAAACCAATTCTAAGCGATTGTGACAAAATCTAAACAAATACAAATCGGTTTCGATTACACATGTCCTTTATAGTCATGTAGTTGTGTAAACAAACTCGCGGAATGTAATTTCCGTAACCCATAGAAACGACAGAATGAATGCTGCGGCCATCTTTGAGGTACTGATCGAAATCAATTGTAGAAATAGACAAAATTGTGAAACCTATCCATTTGGGCTCCAAAAACTCTCGCAATTCATCCTACTAATAGATTTACGCAAAATTGAATACATACATCAACAGGGCATATTTACGATCAATTAGAAATTAATTTGTTACAACTTTAATTACATTACACCAAGGTtcaatatactaatatattttcAGTGTTCTttgttattatgtatgtaagtatgttaCTTCATATAACATGCATTTAATTTCTTAAAGTAAAAATTAAGTACaccttaaattaatttatgtctAGGTGcgactttaaaaataagatCATAACCATAAAATTACTCGGTTCCATTAATTAAAATCGTTGTTGATTTGttgtgtttgtaaataaaagtATTACTCCAGTTCAGATTGTAATGAACATCAATGTCAAtggcaacaaaaaataataatctactaCAATTAAATAACCCATTATCATAGTAGGAATGATTCAAAACTTATCAtgctataaaaataacatatctaTTCAAATACGTGAACAATAAAACGTactttcaattatattatagtaaaataaaatataaagtgattataaatatctttttaaataattaacaaataattgaagattattaaataaaagtgtATAATGCTTATTGCTTCGTTATGTCAGGATTTATTAGAAAGACATCTAAaaaacttttagtttttttaactagTAGCAAGCCGAACTAAAAAGTCATTCTTATCTCTGGTAATCCTAGAAAGAATatccaaaataataaaattattgtatttgtcATAGATTCTTGATATGTGTGCAGATTTTCAGGTTAATCGGACGTTTTGaagttttttaaaattacgTTGAAATATTTCCGATATATAGCATGTCACGCTAGTGAAAGCatgttcaaaataattaaaaacatactGACTGGAAATTTTGACGGATCGACGGGCCCTGCCTGTTGCTGCCAGGAAGCAAAGCGTTGAGGTTTGACGAGCAGGACAGCCTTTGTACCAATGCAATGGAGtctattattttatctttaattaattagtGGTTACTACGTTTACACTATCTTAGACTAATTCATTTTCTCGCAAGACTTATTTACAGTTCTGTTGATAACTTATTTTATCAGGTTTATCCAAGTTACAGACTGTGAGAGCCTGTGTTCCCATCTTAGTCAGTCAACAGTCAAAGtcagtttttgaagtgaaaacttctttagaatcgttgtgatttcaaaccggatgcaacggaaaaaacgacaggtaagagacacaaatacaaaaatgtgtaggatgaagccagcaaagaatgagacataaatatacatactatttaatacagcgccatctgtgagattttttaatactaacgtgtgtatgaaagctcttgtagtgaattttaatttaggattatacgtgaaattaaaatatcaattcacagagggcgctaccttacaattatttactaatgacaaaattttacatatacttaagacgtttaggataattgtattttaattttggaaggtttcacttctaccacgtgtgaattgcacacatgtaattttttttcttcaatttctATTACTTCAAAGAAACTAAGCGAGGTATGAACGATGACATAAAGTGTTTAGATTTAACCTTATATTtacttattgcttaaataggtgaaCGAAGTCACGGCCAATCTAGTGTTAATTTGTTgtcgaagtccatagacatcaaaacgcGACTTTCTTCAACCATGAAGCGAGAAGAATAATGAGACAAGAAACCTCCACTGAATTGTAAAACTGctctaccaccattaaaatcCAAATTTATTAATCTCCCAAACAATTCCTGAAACACGCACCCGAATGGCGCACCCAGTTATTTTGAACACTTAAACAAACCAAATCcaatttaaacaagaaaacaacaAACGTATATAGAGTTTAAACTTTATAAGCTGAAACACTTTGCAGTGTCGAAAACACTATCAACATATTTAGATGTTACAAAATTTACGTGCAGCTCTGGACTAAATGAGAAAACTTTAACTTTACGCAATACACAAGAGTGCACAAATGTACgtacgtatgtacatatgtgaTGGCGAACAAGAGGTTTCACACGttcttttaaacaaattttcaaattatttcacCTAATTCTATCAAACTTTCGCCATTAGGTAATGAGGATATATTACTATTacaacgctgatatagcctctgaaggctatcagcttaggtaggaaaaaaaaaactattacaaaCTACAACACTTGAGAATCCTGCATTAGTAGCGGTGATAATTGggattaattttcaattattattcaaaCTATTATAATTGGCAGCCTTagcttgatgtttttttttgttttttcaaacaATTGAAGACTTCTGAACAGCTTAATcatgtttatttcattatacAAAAAGGTGTCACAAAGTAACAAGAAATACattgtaaaaaagaaaatgtataatCTGGTCGTACATTGAATAACTTTAAGAAAATATagttaatagataaaaaaaatataaacgacTTAAGGGTCTGCCCAGTTTCTGTAATGACCCGTAAATATAGGCACGCAACGAACATAAGGAAAGCAAGGAAATCATACGACACGTGGATCAAACCAAAATAGATTTTGCCCAACAAAGCACCAGTACAACTTGACGCGCGCATTATCTTTGTCACCCCTTTTATAATACACGATGCGAGTAAAACTCTGTGACCGGCTAAAATAGTTTGTAAAGCCATTGAAAATATTAAGGTTACAATTATGAATCCAGTATTTGCTATTGCTAGTGTTGTAAAGTCAAAACAAAGAAATCGACATCTGTCAGTGATTACTAATTCCTTGATGCTAATTCATATTCTCCcataaattatttgtttgtgAAGACGCCCAAATCACGTCACCACGCTGTTTTATCTACGATCACTAAGCATCAGGTACACCCTTAACTCGCCTATCATTTATGCCAATAATAAGGTCTACAAGAAACGATTTCCTTGAAATTAAATTGAGTAATAGCTTCCAAGATCCACCGGTAATCCCATAGGCTTATCTGAATATCACTTTACAAACAATAGCTAAATCCGTTCCGGAGATAACGCTGGCCATTGCACATAAATGCAAGAACACGGGCAAATCTCCTATGACGTAACAGCACAGGTGACGACAAACCGCTCGCATAGCTCAGGCTTAACCTGGCTTCGGCTGAGAAGAAATAGTACTGTAACCGATTTACGGATGTTCTTTACAGCCTCGGGAGCACCAATTGAATTGACATTTTGAATCGCATTGATTTTCATACGTAACGTATGtgcgtttttaaattttaagtaattaaaatcaactatttaaaaatcgataatattttaaaaatacatataaaatttgaGCTATTCTCTctcagattttattatattatgacaattttattatagaattaccattttataatataagtGTTAGTCAAATATCGTTtagtaataattgtaaatagacatgctttaacaaaaacggacttcaaaaaaagaaaaaaaagttattcgAAAACTAATtagtatacactaaaaacaataatcaccgAAAttggttggcgtgatattgagttattaagttattcatctatttgtggcgcacgtacttaatgctaatttaagacttatatggttttctcatggatactatTATCAGAAATGGACTAAATAGAATTGGGactacacgggaagcgtcaacttcaaaaaagaatcatcaaaatcgatgcacccagtcaaaagctatgaggtaacaaacataaaaaaaacattacagtctaattgagaacctcctccttttttgaagtcggttaaaaacgaAACCAAAATGACTAGCAACGAAAACATTATACTCCAATAAAACACAACACAAACTCATAACTTTATTCAACTCAAAAATAATCCATTTTCTTTAAAACTTTATACACCGGTCCAAAAACGACAACAATAGTAAcgaatacacaaaatattattgggAAAGCCAACATTTCGGGCAGCGGTACCCATTTAGAATAGACCGGTCTTAACAAGCCCGAAACGAAACAAACCGAAGATAATATGAAAGACAGTACTCCATACGACATGTGGCAAAACTTACATACGTCCTCGACTGTTCCTTTACCGGTACAATAAATTATCAAACCCGTTAAAACTGCTAGTACTGCAATACCACCGGAGGCAACACCTGAAATTAAACAAacgcaatttatttattgtttatcgtAAGCTGGGTACTCACCTAGCTGTGTAGCATGTAACGTAACAGATACTGTATCAACCTGCAAGTGGATACGGCTTGTCCACGGGCCACAGCGTATCTAGCTACGAGCTGCCACCAGCACACTGCGAGCCGCCTTTGTGAGCTTGCTGCGCTCCTTCCGCGAGCGGCTCGCAGCGGGCTCGTGCCTACGTACTCACTGGATACTGTATCTGTTACGTTACGTGCTACACGGCTAGGTGAGTACCCAGCTTTAGCTGTTTCTAtttcttcaaaatttcaaattacttCATTGGCTTGACACTTGGTTCAATCGGTCTATGCCGCATGCTGCAATTCCAGTTCCTATCAGAAATATACTGATCCGGCATATCGACTTACAGTAACCTATTAGTAACTAACTTATCATAAAAACTAAAGAACCTTTCGCTATTGAATGTACAATTGCGTGAGCGGGATATCTTTGATCATACGGGTCAAGGGTCAGTGACATTATACGATATTGGTAAACACCACGCTTATAAGCTGTAttcaatcataatttttttttattgcttagatgggtggacgagctcacagcccaccttgtgttaagtggttactgaagcccatagacatctacaacgtaaatgcgccacccaccttgagatatcagtctaaggtctcagtatagttacaacggctgccccacccttcaaaccgaaacgcataactgcttcacggcagaaataggtgaggtggtggtacctacccgcgcggactcacaagaggtcctaccaccaataaattaattacatattaaataaaaaattaaattaaaaattaaattgtaattaaaaataaataaacacataatCAACTTTTACTGCTATAATCATAATGAATCGTATCAAAACAAAATACCTGTAATGGAATGAAATGTAAATTTCGACATTTTAAAGTGATCCAAGAAAACAAGAGCGGAACCCGCCGCTCCACAACCAAGTCCGAATAATTGCAGGAACAAATGCTGGAACTTCCTTTGTTTTAACTTCAGCCCTGAGCTGGCACCGTTTAGGCTGTTCAACAATAATATCGCCGAAGGGAAACATAGCTGATACTGAAATTAACAACCACATTCAGATTACATACATCTTCAAAGCAGCAAACTGATAATTTCTTAGAGTAAGCCTCCttgagtcgtgttcctcagcgctgagggtcgtgacctttgtGGAGCACGtttgtttaatataatacaacaactaagtaaaataataaaataaagagtaaGCATAAATCGTAATATTAAGAGATTCTTATTATCTTATTAGCATAAATAGATGAACAGATGCTAAACATGTTAAACAGTTGCTATTGCCCGCATACAAACCACATCGTGCTACCGCTAACTTTGCGATTctcaaagtaattaaattaattcagcCAATCTCGCACTTCAGACTGGACCGCGTGaattcttcacggcagaattaggcaggacAGTGATACCAAAATGTGTGGTCTCATAGCACTCtctacgaataataatactCCGTGCTACCATTTTATGTCTATCGGAATAGGTTTATTAcgcaaaacaatttaatttacaaactataagtacaatacattaaatattcagtttaaaaaaaatttacaatttttttattcatgtaaTTCCACGGTTTGTTTATTGTGCAGGTACATTGCAGCCATTAAATATACCAATATGAGATGTCGTCAGGTTGGCCGAGTGGTCTAAGGCGCCAGATTTAAGCTCTGGTTCCCGAGAGGGAGCGTGGGTTCGAACCCCACACCTGACAaatctttttgtatttttttttatactcatGCATTTTTATCCCATTGTTTTAACCCTATatgtgtttaatttaatatttttttgcctttttcaTTGTGTAATTCGTTTCAAATCCAGTTTGCCAAAAATCCTCGTATCGtacgattttaatttaataagagATTTTTATAACATTTCATAATATTGACATAATGAATCAtctatgtttttaataaataaaaatagcatgaATAAACCTATTCATCTTGTTTGATTTGTAAAATACCCACCTACTTACAAAGCTAcattaacttaaaataataaaggcGTGTTTTAATAATCTTGACTATAGAAACATCAGCTTCAATTTTTTATCGCGGTCCATACAGGCCCTCAATTTCGGGATATGCAACAAAAAacccttaccttaccttaccctTAAAAAACGCATTGTCCTTTCACTTTGCCAAATCATAGAAAAGGTGGTTGTCGCATATTCTAAAACATATAGgcttttttattggttttgaaGTCAGACAACCTTTTTGGTTCCTATGGTCGTGAATGGTTATCGCTGAAGAATAGCCGAATCGTTGCCTTCCGCTGAAGACTTTCCTCAAACCTTTGTATAAAGTTTCTATTATCCTATCACGCAcgcataaaaaaaacgattgaaCTTACCCCAATTGTACACAAAACAATGTGCAAATTTACAAATAGTTTTAACTTGAAACCGAGCGTGTAGTACAGAATGGTAATGTTAGAAGCACCCATCATCAAATTGGCCAAAGCAATAAACGCAGCCCCACACGATTTTCTCCTGTTTTCCTTTTTAGAAGGATCGACGAGAACTATCTTCACTGGCCCAACGAATTCGACGGTCGGCTGTTGGTCCTTCGCACATTCAAGGTCACATACTCTGTCTGCGAGGTTTTTAGGCATCAACGATCGACTTTTCATTttgagaataatttaaaaatttataggAAATGAAAGGATTTGTTTCAAAAATAAACTTATTGCTAGGTTTTTTGTCAATTTTGACATTATATTGAAGTCTcgctaaataaaaatcatattttgacCATAAATAATACGTAAGCGCTTGTTAATGTATGAATATTTTGATCAACTCTAGATGTTTGTCAAATGATTTGACAGTACGCAACTTTGTTTGACGTGCAAGAAGAAAATATACCTATACTTGCAACCagtccaactggtgttaagtagtgcAGCGCCTATCGACATCAAAATCTGGGGTAAACAACTCTGGGGGTAAACAACACAATTCAAACATGATATTGAAGTATCAAGTATAACAACACAATACTATGTAGtgtatttattgtacacaatagtattgttgatcgaagattgTACATCATCTTTATGACATGACAATATTTCAATACagcatgtttttaaataatttataatttattttgtttgtataaaattcAATGATTGTTGGGAGTTTTTCATTCGATTTTGTAACCGTAGAAATATGAACCCTATTATTTGGTACCATAGTACCTAAATAATTTTCAGGTGTGTGAAAAGCGTTGTAGATACGTAATTGAGTTATGGGAGCGTGAAAAAGCGGATTGCAAACGTTTTGACGGGAAGGACGCGGCGCTGAAAGGTAAATTTAAttcggaaaaaaaaaccttcactaGTAAGTAATACGTTCGGGGATTTTCATTCAAACAGTTGCTGTAACAATATTGGACTATGGAAATTTCAGCGTGCATTATGACTTtttccaataataatatttacatgcCTTCAAATCAGCCTCATTACccaaaaatttatatcttatATCTCATATTTATATCTTATCataattatatctcaagataggtggcgcatttacgttgtagatgtctatgggctccagtaaccacttaacaccaggtgggctgtgagctcgtccaaacagctaagaaaaaaaaatttaaaaaaatactacaaaattttatttattaaatttattcgtagtttaaaattaattaaagttaattaatcGAGATTTGATTTAAGCCACGAACTTATATagattttaaacaaacatatttgatttcattttatacACTCCAAATATGTACCTAACCATTAATAGCTGTCATTTAATAGGAGAACTATCTTAAGCATCGCATGATCTGTTCAACAGAACAAACAAACTGAGAAAGTGCTACTAGCCAATGGCCACGAAAACCTAATTTTAACACCCTTCGCGAATGAAGACATAATCCTGAATGAAATCACCTCGGAGATTCAGCTTCGAACAAAACGATACTGAACCTTACTTACCACCATTACCTTTTATTACTCCAAAGGTACACGGGTTTGCTTTTTTGACGTATAA
This genomic window contains:
- the LOC101746854 gene encoding uncharacterized protein LOC101746854 produces the protein MKSRSLMPKNLADRVCDLECAKDQQPTVEFVGPVKIVLVDPSKKENRRKSCGAAFIALANLMMGASNITILYYTLGFKLKLFVNLHIVLCTIGYQLCFPSAILLLNSLNGASSGLKLKQRKFQHLFLQLFGLGCGAAGSALVFLDHFKMSKFTFHSITGVASGGIAVLAVLTGLIIYCTGKGTVEDVCKFCHMSYGVLSFILSSVCFVSGLLRPVYSKWVPLPEMLAFPIIFCVFVTIVVVFGPVYKVLKKMDYF